The Candidatus Kaelpia aquatica genomic interval AAGCTTACATTTATCATCGGGACGGCAATGGCAAAACGGAATATGAAAAAACAGTGCCTCAAAAGAGGCAGCCTGCTCTTTTAAAATAGCTCCTGCAAGCATAGAATCTAAACCAGAGATTAATAATAGACCTTTGTTTTTCAAAGCAGACGTTACTCTTTATTTAATTTATTCTCGATACTATACTTAACATGCTCAAATAGAACATTCTTTACCTTGTCAGGGGGCATGACAACAAAATAGTGACTAACTATAGCATCTGCAACTTCCTGGGTCAAGATGCCAACCTTAATACTATCTGCCGCCAAATATATCGCATTACTCTCCCTGCAATAGAAAGCTTTGGTTTTAAGTTCTTCACCAAAAAGTTCAAAAAATTCATTCTCTAAGTTTTTTTGAGTCAAAAATATTTTTATATCTCCATGATAGCTATAGAGATGCATGTCTAAAATATCGGAGACCTCCTTAAAAAGTGAATCTATGTTCTCCGCCAATACTTCTCTGGGACTGCCGCCTCTAAATATCTGACTGCTGCTGTCCTGATAGAGGTAGAAGTTTGATCCAAGCTTGATCTTATAAGCAACGCCTAGAAGATCAACGCCTTCCTGAGCATATATCGTAAAATATTCCCCGCTGGATTTTTCAACCAAATCCTGTGCATAGATAGAGATTGATAAGAATAGAAAAAATAAAACTAAAAGATTTCTAAAGCTGCTTATCCGCATAAGATTATTGTCAAAACTTAAAGCGATTAAGAGTATTTTTAATCTTGTCTAACCTGTTTATAAATGGACTCCTCTTATCCTCTTCTACTATATTTTCGCTTAATAAGGTTTCTAATTCTTGGATGCTGGAGCCAAACGTATTGAAATAGAATCTCAACCTCGCCTTCATATCATTTAAAGATTCTGCAATGCTCTGAAGCTGATCATCTCCCCTAAGCTTAAAATCTGAGCGAAAATCACCGTCAGCCATAATCTCAAACTCTTTCTGCAAGCGATATAGCGGACCGGCTATCTTATGAGAGATAAAGAGGGTCAACATAATCGTAAATAGACCCATAAAGACCATTACGACAACGATGGTTTGTATTAAGATTGGTGCTATGAAGTCGGCTGTGGATTTAACAACTGCCTCTGTATTCTCAAAGCTGACCGTAGTTGTCCTAGAGGCAAACAGATAAAGCAAGCCTGCGGTAATAGCAGAGCTTAACACCACCAGAAGGCAAAATTTGATTATAAACTGCACCTGAAACTTTCTATCTATAAAATATATCCTTCTCTTTCTATCTTTCATTCTACTCCTCCTTCTTTATTCAAGACCATATCGTAATCAATCTCTATCGCAGAACATTCTTTGACTTCATCAAGCCAGTCATTTAAAGCCCTGGTCTGTTCTCCTCGCAAAAGCTGCCACTTGACCTGCTGGTAGATCTCATCCAACCTCTTATCTGTAAGACCTTCTTCCAGCATTTCATCATAACGATCTCTTACTTGAGAGTCCGAAATATTTACCTCCGAAGCTAGCTCTTTAGATTTTAAATCTACTATCAGTTTGAACAGAAGCTGCTCATAATAATGCTGAAGAGCACCTAAAAACTCTTCACTTTTATGAAGACTTAACTTTTCTGCTTCTTGCAAAATCAACTTTTTGCTTATTAGTGCTTCTAATACTCCTTGTCTAGAATCTAATGTATCAGGCCTTTCTGCATTCATCTTGGCAAAATAGTTTTCAAATTCATCCAGAGTCATCGAAAAATTATTAATTCTTACAACATGGGAGTCTTCTCTGAAGTAAACTCTAAAAACGTAAAAGAGCACGACTAAAACCATAAAGATAACTGTAATGCCTATCAGCTTTTTCATAATCAATATCCCTCGCTTTTTATTTTCTCTTTAATATATAGCATTTTTGATTATTTTGCACCAAAATACTTAAATATAAAATTGACTTTTATCTTTTTTTAATGTAATTTTTAGAGAATTCGGGGCTGTAGCTCAGCGGGAGAGCACTACGCTGGCAGCGTAGGGGTCGAGGGTTCAAATCCCTCCAGCTCCAAACGGAATAGAATTAGAACTAGAACTCTTTTAGCAATTGAAAAATAAGAGAAAAGACGTTGTAATCATCCTAATAATATCTCTCCTGATCTTTGTATCAAATGTATCGGCTGAAAAAATCATGGTCATCCCTGTTAAGGGGGTAATTGATTTAGGACTCTCCACTTTTATTAAAAACTCTATAGAACAAGCAGAGACTCGAGATATAACTACTATTATTTTAGAGATGGATACACCCGGAGGCAGAGTAGATGCTGCTGATATAATCTGTGAAGCTATACTCAATTACCAAGGCAAAACTATTACTTTCGTAACCAATCAAGCCTGGTCTGCAGGAAGCATGATCGCATTATCAACAGATAAAATAATAATGCGGCCTGCAGCAAGTATAGGTTCTGCAGAGCCCAGGCAAGGAATATCAGGAGAAAAAACAGATGAGAAGATAGTCTCTGCCTTAAGGGCACGATTTAAAGCCTTGGCTGAGGAGAAAAATCATAATACTGCCTTAGCTCAGGCTATGGTTGATAAAGATATCGTGGTATTAAAAATACTTCTTAATGATCAAACTCTTATCGTTACAGAGGAAGAGCTTAATGAAAAAATAGCAACCGAAGAAGCTGAGGTCAAAATTTTAACCACTATATCTGAAGAGGGTAAACTCCTAAATTTAAGCGCAAAAGATGCAAAGAAATATAGCTTGGCTAAAGAAATATGTGAAAATAGAGAGACTCTGATCACATATTTAGAGATAGAGACACCCGAGATAATAGAAGGGAGTCCTAGCTGGTCTGAAAACCTAGTAAGATTTATCACTCATCCTATACTATCTTCACTCCTTTTAGGCATTGGATTCTGGGCCATAATGCTTGCACTAAGAATACCAGGTCTAGGGCTTCCTGAAATTGCAGGAATAAGTGCACTGGGGCTTTTCTTCTGGGGCCATAAGCTAGCAGGCTTATCAGAATGGTTAGATATACTCCTTGTTATCATAGGTCTAGCCTTGATCTTAGTCGAGCTCTTCATAATTCCGGGATTTGGACTAACAGGAGCAGTAGGGGCTTTAACCTTACTGGCAGGAATAGTCCTTACGTTGACAAACCACCCCATATATCCACCGATTGAGGGGCTCAATAGAGCATCTGGAATAATGCTCTCGTCTCTCTTCATCTCTCTTGTCATGTTATTTATAAGTCTAAAAATATTTCCAAAAACAAAGTTCTGGAATAGATTAATTTTAGAATATCAACTAACAAAACCTAAGATAGAAGATGGATCTACAATGTTAGATAATGGAACTGCCGTATCTGACTTAAGACCCGTGGGAAAAGCTAAGTTTGGGAATAAGATATATGATGTAGAGACCCTGGGTGACTATATTCAAAAAGGAGAAAAAGTGAAAATCATCTCAAAACATGGTAATATAAGAAAAGTAAAAAAAGCATGAATATACTTAACAATATCTTTACTATACTATTTGGACTCATAGCTTCAATAGTTTTCTTCCTGATGGAGCTTTTTATAATTCCGGGGTTCGGCATAATGGGTATGCTGGGTATTACAATCCTCGCAATTACAACTCGCCTTGCCTATAAGAATCTAGGACCAGAAGCTGGAATATATACCCTGCTTGCCGGTATTTTTCTTGCAAGCTTATTTGTATACTATTTTATTAAGAGACAGCTCTTTAAAAAGACCACTCTGCAGTATAGATTGACAAAAGAAGACGGCTATGGGATAAGGAATCTATTAATAAAAGAGTATATCGATAAAGAAGGTATAGCGATAAGTGTATTGAGGCCTGTGGGCATCATAGAGATAGACGGCGAAAGACTTGATGCTACAGCAGAGGGAACTTTCTTTCTTGAGAAAGGTTCTAAAATAAAAGTCGTAGGCATAGAAGGCAATAGATTAAGAGTTCAAAAAACAGAGGAGGTTTAGCATGAACATGGCGATTCTTTTCTTAATAATCTTTGGAGGGTTTTTTCTCTTTGGCTATTTTATCCCACTAAGGCTCTGGGTCGCAGCACTTGCCGCAGGAGTAAAGTTAAATCTATTAAGCCTCGTTGGTATGAGGCTTAGAAAAGTAGACCCCAACATTATAGTCCCTTCTCTTATAATGCTGCATAAAGCAGGCTTGGCAACAGAAATAAATCAGATGGAAGCTCATTATCTTGCCGGCGGAAATGTATTAAATGTAATAAAGGCTCTTATATCGGCCGATAAAGCTGAGATAGTTTTAAACTTTGAAAGAGCGGCGGCAATTGACCTTGCAGGAAGAGATGTGCTAGATGCCGTCAAAACATCGGTTAACCCTAAGGTTATTGATGCACCAAGAGAGGGCATGATTGCAGCTGTTGCTAAAGATGGGATACAGGTTTTGGCTAAAGCACGTGTTACGGTAAGAGCCAACCTTGATAGACTCGTAGGAGGCGCGACTGAAGAAACAATCATAGCAAGAGTCGGAGAGGGAATAGTTACAACAATAGGCTCGTCTGCATCCTATAAAAATGTGATTGAAAACCCAGACTCTATATCCAAAACAGTTCTAGATAAAGGCCTTGATGCAGGGACTGCATTTGAAATTCTTTCTATAGATATCGCAGATATAGACGTTGGTAAAAATATCGGTGCTCAACTACAGACCGATCAGGCAGAGGCTGATTTAAAAGTAGCTCAAGCAAAAGCAGAGACACGTCGGGCTATGGCTGTTGCACAAGAACAGGAGATGAAAGCAAAGGTACAAGAGATGCAAGCAAAGGTGGTAGAAGCAGAGGCCCAAGTCCCGCTTGCAATTGCAGAAGCATTTAAGAGCGGCCACCTAGGAGTTCTTGACTATTATAAAATGAACAACATCCAGGCTGATACAAAGATGCGATCGAATATTGCAGGAGATATACAGCCAAAAAAAGAAGATAAATAAAAACAATGGCAGATCTGTTAATAGTATTATTCTTGATTGTTTTCTGGGTGATATCTTATACCTTGAAGCAATCAGGCAAACCAAGCACTCAGTATAAAGAGGACAATGAATTAGAGCATCTTTTTAGATTTCCGAAACTCAATATAATTCCAGAAGCTCTAAAACAAGAAGATAAAAAGATAGAGCAGAGAGTAATCAGCAAGATAGAGCCTGATCAAAGATCGGAAGTAGTTAAAAGAGGGGTTGTTCTCCCTGAACATCAAACCGGCACTTCAAAATTTGATTCTGGAAAACTTTACCGGGATATGCTAGAATCCAAAACTTCTTTGAGGAATTCTATCATTATCAAAGAGATATTAGATAATCCGGTATCTTTACGATGATTTAAGCCAGGGTGGCGGAATGGCAGACGCGCGTGATTCAAAATCACGTCTCCGTAAGGGGGTGGGGGTTCAAGTCCCCCCTCTGGCAAAATAAAAAACCAGATCTAAAATCTGGTCTATTTTTTTTAGTCCCCCCCACCGGTGGCCAAGCCTTGACTTATTTATCGCACATAATAAATACTTTGTCAAATTTGTAAATAACTTTTTATTAAATAAAATATTATAGACTCAATTGCTTATAGGGAGTTAAACTTTACCGCTAAGAATATAGATGCCAAAGAGGATGAGCATAGATCCGGCTGCTATTTCAATTACTCTTAGACTCTTCTTAATCTTGCCAAATAGAGTGAGGAACCATGATAACGATAAAGCAGAGATCAAAAAAGGCAGAGAGAGACCTAGGGAAAAAAAGAGTAGCAATAAAAACCCTCTAAATAGATCGGCCTTTATACTTGCAACTGTTAAAACAGCAGCCAAATAAGGAGTAGCACAAGCAGTAAAGCTGAATGCAAACACTACCCCAACAAATATTATCCCTATTATCCCTGCAGGTTTTTTCCGCAGCGAAAAATTTAGCGCAGGCAAAAACTTTAATCTGCTGTAAAACAAAACGTAAAGCCCCAATAAAACTATTACTACTCCGCCTATTCTCTGAACGGGAAACTTTAATCTAAATATAATTTCTCCCAACAGAGAAGCTCCAAGACCCAGAGATATGAATATACAAGAGAAGCCTAATAAAAAAAGAAGGGTGTAGATAACCATCCTCTTGCGTAAACAAGCGGGGTTTTCTTTCATCTCATTAAAAGAGATACCGCTTATAAAAGAGAGGAAAGAGGGAATGAGCGGCAAAATGCATGGTGAGAAAAAATAGAATACTCCGCCTAAAAAAGCCATAATGAATGATATGTCATTCATTGATTAAAGCCTGCAAAAAACCAATTATTTCAGGCTGATTCCAGTCTATAGCCCCAGGAATCTTGGCAACAGCCCTGAAGTCTTTATCAATAATAAACGAGCTGGGTAAACCAAACACACCATACTTAAGAGCCGATAACCCATAATCATCAGAATAGACTGGGAAATCTGCGCCTTTCTGTTTTAGATAACTTTCAATAGCAAGTTTTTTATCTCCCAAGAAAAGTGGTATAAACTCTATCTTAGATCTATCTAGAGAGGGAACAAAGGTCTTTAAAAAATCAACTTCGGTATCACAAGCACTACAACTTATAGTTCGAAAATTAACTATTATTACCTTACCTTTAAAATCCGAAAGACTGTAGTCTGACCCATCTAAATCCTGAAAACTAAAATCCTTTGCCGGGACCCTCTCGTCTTTAGAAGGAATTTTATTAGTTGCTTCGGCTGAAAAACCTTCTTGCTTACTATTTGAATAAATTAAAAATCCTATTCCGGCTAACAAGACAATTAAAATAGGGGTTAATTTTTTCTTAATTTTCAAACTCCTACCCCATAACAACCTTTACCTCATGCTCTTCGCCGTCAGAGAGAGGTTTTAGAATATTAGATTCTTGTTTTATACCATCAAGGTAGACTTCTCTTACCCCAGTTGATACTCCGCTTGAATTATCAACTTCTATATTGTAGGCTGAACCTCTAAAGACTCTTCTTACTTTAAAACCGCTCCAACTAGAAGGGATACAGGGGTCTATCAGGAGCCCGTCAATCTCTGCTCTTATTCCAAGAATCCAGTTTGTACTTGCATGAAAAAACCAGGCTCCGCTTCCAGAATACCAAGTCCAGCCTCCACGCCCGTAATTCTCTGAATCCGGACCATCTACATTGCCCGCAGTGACATAAGGCTCTACGCAATACAATTCAGGGTCCATGCCCCGCTTTGCTGGAGAGAACCTAGAATAGACTTCATAAGCCATATCCCCATTTTTAAGGACGCACTCTGCGATAATAGCCCAGCATGCTGCATGAGTATATACACCGCCATTCTCTCTAACTCCTGGAGCATAGCGAGACAGATATCCTATCATAGGATCAGGCTTCTTGTATGCAGGATAGAAAAGTACCGGACCATAATCATGGAGCAGATGCTTCTCAACGCTTTCCATTGCTCTCTTTTTTCTCTCTTCATCAGTTGTATTATGCATCACGGCCCAAGTCTGAGCATTAAGAAATATCTTACCCTCTTCACAGCTCTTACTACCCATAACCTCGCCACTATCTTTAGTGGCTCTTATAAACCACTCTCCATCCCATCCATGCTCATTGATTGCTCTTTTTAGATCCTGTGCTCTTTTTAAATAATTTTCCGCTCTTTCAGTGTCAGATCTTTTTTGACAAAGTGAAGCAAAATCCTGGAGTATCTTATATAAGAAATGCCCTAACCAGATACTCTCTCCTTTCCATTTTAGTCCTACAGAGCTCATCCCATCATTCCAGTCACCTTCACCTATTAAAGGCAATCCTCTCTCTGAAAAACGTGACAAGACCAGATCTATTGCCCTTACACAATGCTCATATAGGGTCTCTTCATTTTCGTCATCTACATATGGTTGAGACTGATCTAAGATAGAATAGTCTCCAGTCTCTTTAATATAGAAAAAACTGATATATGCCATCCAAAGCAAGTCGTCTGTCATAGCTGTCTTGGCTCCCGTCTCAAGCAGCGGATGCCACCAATGATATACCGCACCATCTTTAAATTGATGCTTTGCATGTAGTAAAATCTGTTTTCTCGTAAGCTCCGGCTTAAGAGGCAGAAAAGCCAAAGAGTCCTGCAATTGATCTCTAAATCCATAGCCGCCGCTACACTGATAGTAGGCAGTCCTAGCCCAAATACGCGCAGCAATTGTCTGATAGCGAAGCCAATAATTCGTTAAAACATCGAATGACTTATCTGGGGTTTCTACTTGAAAAGGTACTAAGAATTCTTCCCAAAAATTAATAGTTCTATCAAACTCTTGTTCAACATTTTCTAAATCAGAGTACCTCTTTATTAAATCCTTGGTCTTATTATCAT includes:
- a CDS encoding HAMP domain-containing protein, with the protein product MKDRKRRIYFIDRKFQVQFIIKFCLLVVLSSAITAGLLYLFASRTTTVSFENTEAVVKSTADFIAPILIQTIVVVMVFMGLFTIMLTLFISHKIAGPLYRLQKEFEIMADGDFRSDFKLRGDDQLQSIAESLNDMKARLRFYFNTFGSSIQELETLLSENIVEEDKRSPFINRLDKIKNTLNRFKF
- a CDS encoding SurA N-terminal domain-containing protein, which encodes MIMKKLIGITVIFMVLVVLFYVFRVYFREDSHVVRINNFSMTLDEFENYFAKMNAERPDTLDSRQGVLEALISKKLILQEAEKLSLHKSEEFLGALQHYYEQLLFKLIVDLKSKELASEVNISDSQVRDRYDEMLEEGLTDKRLDEIYQQVKWQLLRGEQTRALNDWLDEVKECSAIEIDYDMVLNKEGGVE
- a CDS encoding ATP-dependent Clp protease proteolytic subunit; the encoded protein is MKNKRKDVVIILIISLLIFVSNVSAEKIMVIPVKGVIDLGLSTFIKNSIEQAETRDITTIILEMDTPGGRVDAADIICEAILNYQGKTITFVTNQAWSAGSMIALSTDKIIMRPAASIGSAEPRQGISGEKTDEKIVSALRARFKALAEEKNHNTALAQAMVDKDIVVLKILLNDQTLIVTEEELNEKIATEEAEVKILTTISEEGKLLNLSAKDAKKYSLAKEICENRETLITYLEIETPEIIEGSPSWSENLVRFITHPILSSLLLGIGFWAIMLALRIPGLGLPEIAGISALGLFFWGHKLAGLSEWLDILLVIIGLALILVELFIIPGFGLTGAVGALTLLAGIVLTLTNHPIYPPIEGLNRASGIMLSSLFISLVMLFISLKIFPKTKFWNRLILEYQLTKPKIEDGSTMLDNGTAVSDLRPVGKAKFGNKIYDVETLGDYIQKGEKVKIISKHGNIRKVKKA
- a CDS encoding NfeD family protein, whose translation is MNILNNIFTILFGLIASIVFFLMELFIIPGFGIMGMLGITILAITTRLAYKNLGPEAGIYTLLAGIFLASLFVYYFIKRQLFKKTTLQYRLTKEDGYGIRNLLIKEYIDKEGIAISVLRPVGIIEIDGERLDATAEGTFFLEKGSKIKVVGIEGNRLRVQKTEEV
- the floA gene encoding flotillin-like protein FloA (flotillin-like protein involved in membrane lipid rafts), with product MNMAILFLIIFGGFFLFGYFIPLRLWVAALAAGVKLNLLSLVGMRLRKVDPNIIVPSLIMLHKAGLATEINQMEAHYLAGGNVLNVIKALISADKAEIVLNFERAAAIDLAGRDVLDAVKTSVNPKVIDAPREGMIAAVAKDGIQVLAKARVTVRANLDRLVGGATEETIIARVGEGIVTTIGSSASYKNVIENPDSISKTVLDKGLDAGTAFEILSIDIADIDVGKNIGAQLQTDQAEADLKVAQAKAETRRAMAVAQEQEMKAKVQEMQAKVVEAEAQVPLAIAEAFKSGHLGVLDYYKMNNIQADTKMRSNIAGDIQPKKEDK
- a CDS encoding cytochrome c biogenesis protein CcdA produces the protein MNDISFIMAFLGGVFYFFSPCILPLIPSFLSFISGISFNEMKENPACLRKRMVIYTLLFLLGFSCIFISLGLGASLLGEIIFRLKFPVQRIGGVVIVLLGLYVLFYSRLKFLPALNFSLRKKPAGIIGIIFVGVVFAFSFTACATPYLAAVLTVASIKADLFRGFLLLLFFSLGLSLPFLISALSLSWFLTLFGKIKKSLRVIEIAAGSMLILFGIYILSGKV
- a CDS encoding redoxin domain-containing protein, with protein sequence MKIKKKLTPILIVLLAGIGFLIYSNSKQEGFSAEATNKIPSKDERVPAKDFSFQDLDGSDYSLSDFKGKVIIVNFRTISCSACDTEVDFLKTFVPSLDRSKIEFIPLFLGDKKLAIESYLKQKGADFPVYSDDYGLSALKYGVFGLPSSFIIDKDFRAVAKIPGAIDWNQPEIIGFLQALINE
- a CDS encoding glycosyl transferase family 36, encoding MNHTGCPVLNDIESYYKGEKILENKYGFFADNGREYILKSPKTPMPWMNVITNPDYGAVFSQTGCGFSWWGNSQISRLTTWVQDLVRDEWGKFLYLRDNEEGDFWSLFYKPCQIEFDKFELRYGIGYITYHTEYRGIESIVTMFVPQDSPLEIWKVKIKNVSDRSRSLSIFSYLEWCLGSGTDTHREFQRTFIETSYDEELNSIFATKRKIPVPSFISTGSREFTGDGFHSVNVKPSGYEGDKRNFFGRYRSFANPESIEKGELSNKVGKWNDSIASLKVDLELNPGEEREVVFLTGFNKDDNKTKDLIKRYSDLENVEQEFDRTINFWEEFLVPFQVETPDKSFDVLTNYWLRYQTIAARIWARTAYYQCSGGYGFRDQLQDSLAFLPLKPELTRKQILLHAKHQFKDGAVYHWWHPLLETGAKTAMTDDLLWMAYISFFYIKETGDYSILDQSQPYVDDENEETLYEHCVRAIDLVLSRFSERGLPLIGEGDWNDGMSSVGLKWKGESIWLGHFLYKILQDFASLCQKRSDTERAENYLKRAQDLKRAINEHGWDGEWFIRATKDSGEVMGSKSCEEGKIFLNAQTWAVMHNTTDEERKKRAMESVEKHLLHDYGPVLFYPAYKKPDPMIGYLSRYAPGVRENGGVYTHAACWAIIAECVLKNGDMAYEVYSRFSPAKRGMDPELYCVEPYVTAGNVDGPDSENYGRGGWTWYSGSGAWFFHASTNWILGIRAEIDGLLIDPCIPSSWSGFKVRRVFRGSAYNIEVDNSSGVSTGVREVYLDGIKQESNILKPLSDGEEHEVKVVMG